A stretch of DNA from Borrelia anserina Es:
TTAGAAATAATGTTTTAAAGTTCTAGTAAGTGATTTAGAAAGTATAATTCTTTCTAAAGGCTGTAATAGAGCAAATCTATTGAATAAAAGGATTATACAATAAAGCTGTGTTTGTAGGATATAATATATAATCTTTATTATTAGCAAGTTGTTATACTATTGAACTTAGTTACCATTAGTTAATGGTTTCAATTAAATTATAATTAATATATCATTATAAGTAATATTGGGTTAATTTAACTTGCAAAATTTCCATAAAAAAAGGAGCTATTTAATGATTAAAATAAAGATTAATTATTCATTATTAATGTTATTACTATTATTTTTGGTAATGGGTTGTAATTTAAAATCTCCAGAAGTTACTGTCTATGGTAAAGATGATCCATTTATGAGAGACTTATTTAAGGTTTCATTAGAAGATGACTTATTGAAATTGCCGATAGAAGGAGTAATAAGTGGTAGAGAACAAAGTATTCTTAAAAGAAGTGTAGAGGAGGGAATCATCGGTGAGCACATGAGTATTGAATTTGTAGATTTACTGGATGCATTTAATGTATCTTCTGAAGGAAAGAAAGTCATTGAGTATTTTTTAGGTATAGTGACTAATGCTAGTATTGGAGCAGAAAGTGATAAGACATATCAGATAGAAGAGTTTTATGGCTTATTAAGGGATTTGGGTTCTACTAGAGTTCATGGGATTATAGGAAGTGTACAATGTGTTTTTGAAGTACAGGAAGCTGCTAAATCAGCTATTAGAAATATTAATAGCGAAAGATCAAAGCAAAGATTAAATGTTTTGTTTATGGAGAGAGTTCAAAGATATAAATCGGATTTAAAAAGGGCATTCAGTGTGTTTGAAGCCGATGAGGTATATGAAAGATTTATAAACTATCATAGTAATGGTAATGGTATAAATAAGTTTATTGAGATTAAGAATGATGCTTTTCAAATTATAGAAGGAGAAGAATTATTATCAGTGTTAACTGAGAAGGAACGGGAAGTATTGGAGTATATGCTAAGTGTAGTAACCGATCCTAATGTTTATGAATCGGTATATATTAAATCTATTTCTGACGCTCAGTTTTATCATTATTTGAAGACTTTGGGTGATGATAAAGTTAAAGAGATTATAATATATCATTTATTTTTTTTTGAGAGGTTAAAAAATGTTGATAAGTTGATAAATGATATTAAAGGAGAAAATTTAAAACAACAATTGAAGTACGAGGTTGATGAGTGTAAGAATCGTTATTCATTGTCTATAAAAAGACCATTTTGTCATTTGCCATTTGTTCCTACAGTTGTCTATGAAACGCTTACAAATTTTGGTATTCATGAATATGTGGATTGTTTAGGTGAAATTCTAGATCAAGGTGAAGGCATCTTAGAGTCTGAAAAACTGTACGTGTGGTTATCGGATGATGAGAGGAAAGTGATTGAGTATATACAAAATATAGTAACTGATCCTTATATTGGTCTG
This window harbors:
- a CDS encoding BTA121 domain-containing protein surface lipoprotein; translated protein: MIKIKINYSLLMLLLLFLVMGCNLKSPEVTVYGKDDPFMRDLFKVSLEDDLLKLPIEGVISGREQSILKRSVEEGIIGEHMSIEFVDLLDAFNVSSEGKKVIEYFLGIVTNASIGAESDKTYQIEEFYGLLRDLGSTRVHGIIGSVQCVFEVQEAAKSAIRNINSERSKQRLNVLFMERVQRYKSDLKRAFSVFEADEVYERFINYHSNGNGINKFIEIKNDAFQIIEGEELLSVLTEKEREVLEYMLSVVTDPNVYESVYIKSISDAQFYHYLKTLGDDKVKEIIIYHLFFFERLKNVDKLINDIKGENLKQQLKYEVDECKNRYSLSIKRPFCHLPFVPTVVYETLTNFGIHEYVDCLGEILDQGEGILESEKLYVWLSDDERKVIEYIQNIVTDPYIGLEEDLGVCFEYKFFSLLNSEGIDDVRRMINNVQMVLVLLQETDRLIDDVSKKLLRRRLEVRLNSCKNDYSLHLKRVFDGSVFIPLADAVLDDDAIGYISYINDIKDEAMASIEFDRLCSELSEDEKEAIFYIRNTVTNSDLPNDFGVNFNEPQFYILLKDLGIPRVREIVQSTLLTFKTIQELERMINGPDREQTRQILGRKFNSYKNKFNLYKNQYAVSLKSAFINCFIKIRSDIVLDDYYYNSYVSNLNMLKIHIKLDISRAMKWKKVVV